Genomic segment of Salminus brasiliensis chromosome 16, fSalBra1.hap2, whole genome shotgun sequence:
TTTGAAAGAATCTTCAAAACATATAAAGATGTTTTTTAtttcaaggttcttcactctcacacatttcttttaaaaagaggttctttatggaaccaaatatgGTTATTTTATGGCACTGCTTAAGAAACTCTTTGCAGCAGTATGTAAGAGTCTAGTGTTTCACTTCAAAGAATTATAGAATTAAACCTGGTTAGGTACAGTGTAAAATATCACAAACCAAAAACAAGTATCAAAACAAATACTTTgtacttgtttttttatttttattgctataaaacaattatatatattgtgACATATTGATATATTGTGTATTATGAAATTATCTTCAtgtcatattgcccatcccTGCACTAAAGTCTCTGTGACCTCCACATGGATTTAGCTATGGCTACATTCAAAATATTTAGTGCCAAAAATTCAGATTTAATCAGAATAAGAATCAGCAAAAAATAGCTTATCTTTTATTCACTGCCTTGAAGAATCTGAGGTTTGTTTATACATACCATCTAAAAATATGAATGTTAATGGCAAGACGCTCTGATGTAGTCAGCAGGTTGTATATCTTTGTATATCAGTATCATTGCTGTGTATGTGTTACCATTTAAATGAATTACTCATTTTCCCATCAGAGTCTTAATATACATTGTTTTCTGTCCCTGACTTTTTTCATGTACAGAAAACATCTGTTTTATACATATAGGATCATGTAAAGGTTACAGAAAGCTACAACATGAATACAACGTGAATTTCTTATTTTAAGGAGAAGTTTCGAACTAGCAAATGTAAGCATTCTTACCGATCATGtgaatgaatgttttttttaatcccagACACTTTACAGGAGGGGGTACATGTCTCTCCACAGCACACTTGTAGACACCAGAATCATTAAGCTGAAGATTCAACAGCTCATAGGATATTTCCTCTGTTTCTGGGATCCAGATTAATCTGATGTTGTCTTTACATGATTGAATGTTCCAGGATTTATACTGATAAATATATGAGCACAGTGACCGTTCCCTACTCAAAATAACTCTAAAAACTTCCCTTTCAATTGTTTTGTTGTAATCACAGTTGATGATGGTTGTCTTTCCCTGATGAACGATGTGAGTcgtattgtctgtctgcacggcTAAAAGAATTCAGTTAAAGAAGAGAAATATCAGTATGTATGTAAAAGCATCATCTTTATATAACTATGTTCCTTACAGAGGCTCTGATATGGCAGTGTTAAGACTTTTCATTTCTAATAACTACATACAGTGGCCCCAAATTATATTAGACACTTTAATCATTTGACATTTGGTGAGCTTGATGAAGATGTTCTTTAGGTTCCCATTACTTTTattaaaacacatcaaatcacAACAACAGACTGATAGAGCACTGTTGAGCATAGATATGGAAGGGTCTGGTGTCTAAGTTAATGTGTATTGAAGGAATAATGTAGTCAGATGTGCCCAAAGGCATTTTGGATGCAAACCTACAGAAGTCTACATAGAAACAGCTCAAATAGTATAATGATCTGAATCACACCAGCTGCCAGCTACCAGTTTAAAACATTGTCTTGGACAAGTCTGATTAAAATGAGATGAAATGAGATATTATGGTAATATTAATGAAAGTATACATGTATTTTACATAAATGGAGAGTGAAATAAATACTTGCCCGAGAGAAAAGTCAGAAGCATCCACACAGAGCAGAGCAAACAGGAACACTGTACATATGTctataaacaaaacagaaagcaGGGTAACAAAAGCTTAAATCTGTCTGTTTAGAAAGCTAAGACAAATATGTATTGCACTGATGAAGACCAATATCGTATCactatcatgcaaaaaccttggatctgcatctttggcatttgttcactttttgacataatgtgaatctggcagatgttctttatATCGTGTCCAAATTTATTGATGAatgtaccaatagaaatgcttcagaatGACTTGCCGTAAATTCTTTTTagattgacttccattgaaagttaaggaggtatttcccttctcctgtaaagttgacattttaaagatgtaatgttttttgcatgacagcgacgaCATGtagtattaaataaaaacaacacaactgCGTAGGCAATTTAAACTACCCTTTTTTTACGTTTCACATGAACAGTATTTACTTTACGCTCTTTAATCACCCATTTTAACACTCATCTAAAACCACCaaagtaaataaaacaatgctAAACACAGACAACAAAAGATGACATTCGTCTATCTGAACTGGACTGAAATGAATTTACAGACAACATTTAGTAACATTAAACACGAACCCTAGCCTTCAGCAATCAGGCGATTTATACACATAACCTTTGATATAATGATACAGGAACCACTTTCTCACCATCCCACGCAGCAGAACATGCACCCTTTCTATCAGCATTGCTCTAATGATATTCTTCCTCATACAGCCTGCAGTCAAGAGCAGACTCGAGCTCAATGCATCTCTGTGGTCACAGTTTCCTTTCTGTAGAATGCAAACTAGCATTTTTTTTACAACTACAATAATGCCGGCAAGATCCCTTTGTCTTGAAGAAAGACAAGGCATGCTTGTTATTTATGTACTTTAGGGActagagaggaaaaaaagagaggtaTACCCTTCAAAAAAAGAGGTGGGATTCTTCAAGAGTTTTTAAGTAAAGCCACTGGTTCTGTATAGAGCCATGACATTTGGTGAGCTTGATGAAGATGTTCATGACAATTACACATGACAATTAAATGGTTTATCTGTATGAAGGATGTGGTACCTTGGTTCCAAATAGCAACAGAAAAGATTCCACAATTGTTACTGAGTCCGAGAGTCTCTTTAGAGTACCATACTGAACCCTTATTGCTGTTGAGGACAATATAATGGAACAGAAGATTCATAATTgagttattaaatgtatttaactgcTGTAAATCATTCAATATCTACTGTGAGTTGTGTAGTTTTGAAAGTGAGTAATTTAAACTTGGACCTACAAAAGAACCCCTAGGATCTTTTTCCTGGATGTGGAATGAAGTCTAGTCTAAGGACTACGCTATTCCTAATGGATAATCACTGTTCAGAATGCTGTGGCATACAGAACTAGGCTTAATCTTTATCAGAAAAAACTAACCAGTAGAATTTAACGAGTTAATCAAATGCACACTATCTATCCGGATTTGAATACCAACAGAGAGCTTCTGAAGTTAAACCACAAAGACCATAGACACCAAGGGTAAGCCCTCTTTACAGTACAACCGGGGACTCTCAAGCAAGAGAGTAAAACTCAGTAGAACCCCAGGAGTCTCTGGTATATAGCTGCAGAAACATCAACCAAGCTTGGATATAACAGGACTGAATGTATGTTATGCAGtcttttcttaaaaaaagatacatattttttagattttcagTTATTGTAAGATTTAGACCTTTTTTCTCAGTGTAGTCATACAATCCAATGAGGCCTTTGTTGAACAGGGTTGGATGGATGAAGTATAGCTTCAAATTTAGGTACTGAAACTCTATGAAcctacatattttatatatgcaTATGATCCGGACCAGTTTTAGAGTCCTGGCAGAAGTATGAAGGTCTTCGCTCAGCATGCGATATAAATGTTACACAGGTTACAAAGTGCATAAAGagtaatcagtgtttttaatactTGAGACACTGGTTTTGCTAGATTGCCTTTATGAGAACACAGGAAGTTGGTCATGACAAAGATGCACCCCACATACTGCCCTTATGTAATCCCGCCATTTCAGCTGAAGAGGGTGTCTTTTCGGTTAGCTATGTTCAAAGATCTTATCTGATTGTAGTGTGGTTGGCAGATGTTGCTCTCAGAGAATGCAGCctttttgtttacttttctGTGGGCAGTTAACAAACATTCAGCTTCTAACATGGTGCTACAGTCAGCTTTAATTCTGCTTTAACACTGATTCCTCAAATCAATCCACTGATTAGTCGTTccacaacatacagtgcatcccTAAAACACAGGGATTTTATGTTCCACCTGAAATTGTGCAGAAGTTACAGGATGTTACTTAAAGAATTCACCCTGGTCGGAACATTACAGGTAGCTGACGTAGTTGCAAAATGAGTAATCCTGAATGGGCCTGTATTGGTGGCCTGTACCTTCATACacattacatatttacataatacTTTATAGCAGTTACTCAGTAATTTATAATAAGTAGTGAAATAATTATAGTAGTTACCAAACACATAGCAGTTATTCAATTTATAGTTGTATATCATTTATTGTACTTACTGCATAATTACCCCATTTATAGTTGTGGCAGTGAATAATGTATAATAGTTACCAAATACGTTTTTCACCTTTGAATGCCCAGATGCTTTTTGGGATTACTAGAGAGTCTCCTAGAGGAGCCGAGAGGTTTAGCAGGGATAACCATGATCAGAGTTACATCAGGCAGCAGTATGTTTAAtgtgataaaaataataattgtaatgacatcaatgtttttttaataaggcATGTAAAAATCAAATAGAaaatcttaaccttaactttaaccaAAAACCTAAATGCACTGCTTACCTTTCTTCTAATCCTAAAGCTAGCATTAATAGATAACCTGACCATTTTTAGATAATCAGTAAGTAAAGTGGGACCATTCtgtcttattaatattatataatttccCATTAATCTAATATTTTAATCTTTTTTCATTAATTGTAGCACTATGTGGACGGTCTTTCCAGTCATATTCAGTGTAttcaatgtatttttaaaaagtcattATAAAAAGGACAGTAGATTGGACTTGAAATtggaaaaaaaggtgaaattgGAAATTCCATGAAGCATTGAATTATTTATAAGCCATAAAGAAGTCATATAAAGCAGTTCAACCAGATGTGTTCTAGATCAAAGAGACAAAATAAGATTTCTGAAACATAAATATTCAgtccctttattattatttcagaagTGACAAAAATGACATGACAAACCATCAACAACTGCATCCTGTACAGCAGATGCTTCAGTTTGTGTTGCTGGAGTACATGATTAGAGAAGAGTGTGGAGATGCTAAGATGATGTGTGGAGATGCTGAGATCATGTGGAATTCCACCTGATGAAGGAAGATAAAGGATACGGGTGAAAGTTAGAGACAGTCCAGGAAAATTCCACAAGAGAGATATACTCAGGTAAACCCTCACCTGAGAGAGTTCAGATGTTTTAGTCCCATCAGATGCAGACTTCAGACAACAACATCTACCTGAAACAACAATGTCAAATAACGAATGACTTCATCTCAGCACTGAAACTGCTCTACAAGCCTCTACACAGCATTACAGTCAGGAGACGTTCATTTGCGTTAATCCTCAGTAATGTAAACTTACTGAAGCACAGATAGGGAATGTCAGTGACGAAAGAAATGCCAGTCAACACACCAAAGCTGATCCCGGCCACTATAAAAATCACTCCTGCAAATAGAGGAGGACCAATATGAACGCCACCACAGTAAAATAACAGAATCAGAGCAGTCCGGAACTCTTACAGTGAAATGAAGCTTTAAAGAGAGACACTTTAACAGAAGTGATGCACTTAAGGAATACAGGAACTAGAACAAACTCCTAAACCCATCataattttctcctttcttttctctcccctatCTACTGAGCTGCCCACTTCTGTCTGCCTGCTGCTGATACAAGTCCATTTATTGGATCCTATCATGCTATATTACCCCCACCCCAAACATTTTCCTGAAATAGTTGAAATAAGGTGCATTACACATGCTCACCTGTcaactcctcttcttcctcagaGCACTCAATGGAGGACATGTTGACGGCGATCGGCTGGTTCAGAGACGAGTGATTCACCCAGCAGCTGAACATCACCTGTCTAGTTGTGTGTGTCAGTAGCTGAAGGTACGATGAGAGGCTGTGGGATCCATCTGTGTTGATGCTGGAGTTCCAGTGAACAGCAGAAGTGTTCAggtgctgtgtctgtgtgtctgtgtgtgaagtgtTCAGGTAGGTGATAAAATCTCCATCTCTGATCCAGGCCTGCTCCACAGCAGCAGGATAGAAACCCTCAGAGGTGCAAAGAACTGTGGGAACTCCATCAGGCCCCTTCACACACGACACGGAGACTGCAGGGCGTgctgcagacagagagagacagagagagaatctgTATTTTAAGTGAATGCTGAAGATCTTTCCAGTAAAGAGCCAAACTACAAAACTACTGACTTTTCAGACAGTACAGTTGTAGGGAACAGGTGCAATTCCTGTGGATCTGTTTGTGGAGGGTGCAAGTAAATACTATTCCCCAGTCAAAAAAAGAAGCTCTCCAGAAGAGGTTCTTATGCAGAACCTGATGCCAAGGTTCATGGTTTTCCTACTATGGTAGGCTACCATTAATAGGCCGGAGATTCTTTATTGACCTGGCCAATCTACTCATCATAAGGAACACACaataattaagtaattagtGAATGTAATTAGTGAGGAGAGTTTGGGAATAAAATGTTGATTAAAGAACTGACATCTTGATAGGTGCCAATAATGATCTAGTAATCATATAGTGAGCCAGTCCTGAGTAGGAAAGGGGGTGCGATCGACTCGACTCGGCTAACTGACACTGAAGACAGCAGAGCTAACAAAAGAActgtaataaattaatattatctAAATATCAAagaaatgttattaataaaaggaaaaaaagattacttattattatagttTCATGTAAGAAATACTAAATGGTAGTCACATTACATGTAAGAAGGCATGGCTGTTTGTTTATCTATGAAAAAATCTTATTTCTTACCGATCACATGAATGAATGTTTTCTTTAATCCCAGACACTTTACAGGAGGGGCTACATGTCTCTCCACAGCACACTTGTAGACACCAGAATCATAAATCTGAAGATTCAACAGCTCATAGGATATTTCCTCTGTTTCTGGGATCCAGATTAATCTGATGTTGTCTTTACATGATTGAATGTTCCAGGATTTATACTGATAAATATATGAGCACAGTGACCGTTCCCTACTCAAAATGACTCTTAAAACTTCCCTTTCAATTGTTTTGTTGTaatcacagttgatggtggttGTCTTTCCCTGATGAACGATGTAAGTCGCAGTGCTGTCTGTCTTCTTCACAACTGAAAAAAAGCAGTTCAAAGAAAAGAGATATATTAGTCTTACCCCTTATAACTGTGTAGAAGATGTACAGAAGATAGTGTAACACtacaggccaaaccttctgaaGAAATTAAGtttaaacaaaaaagaagaaaaacatctTATGTagataaactatatatatatatatatatatatatatatatatatatatatatatatatatatatatatatattacactgaAGGGTTCGAGTTCTGCTGAAAAAGTGAGTTTTACTCATGCTGATTCTACAGCAGAGGTTTATTGTAGCTTTCATCAGACGTGTAGCTTTCATTTAACTCTTGCATCAGATTAACCTGAACATCTGATAAATCCAATCAGGTCTTAAATTATGAGACTGCAAAACATTTTTAGTTTGTATAAAAGAAGTTTACTTCAATGGCCTAAACACTTTTTCTACTGTTTATGAAGATAAGAAAGAAAATgtgtttaagtttaagtttaatcTTTGATCTTaatctttcatcttttaaaaaacaaccaaaatatatatttttcataaaCTAAGTAAACACTGCAGCCGTAATGTAATTCCATATTAAAATATCCATATAAAGTGAATATATTTAGGCTATTTGTCAGGATTTGAATAAATGAACAGTGAAACAAATGTGTGTGCCTACCTGAGAGAAACATCAGAGGCATCCACACGGAGCAGAGCACACAGAAACCCATTACTGATAGAGTATCTACAAATTCAAcagcaaatatatattttaaactttCTTTATTCAAGTTATCAGAAAAATTTGATTCTATAAGATTCAGCTGCCCAAATGCTGGAATCACAGATCATGCTACACGTCCATAACAATAAAACGACTTActtaatattgtgtatattgaccttgtgctgccaaaacagctctgatctgTTGATgcagtggtatctggcaccaagacattagcagcagatatCTTAAGTCTTGACTTCTTTGTCTAGCACATCCCATGTCTCTGCCACTTGTTTACCAgttgcctggtgttttggaggtGCTCtggcccagtcgtctagccatcacaaatcgtttcttacgcttgcccatttttcctgcttccaatgCATCActtttaagaactgactgttcactttctgcctaatatgtatatacatatacactcaTTGACGGGTAACATTGTAACAAGATAATTAGggttcacttcacctgtcattGGTTTTATtgttctggctgattggtgtatacgGCAGCTAAATTGCTTGCTCTGTATCACTGTTActttgaatattttatattattactttgaatatattttataaacacATCTCTAAAGCAGCTTTTTTGGAAGCATTTTAATTgcaatttaaatttaatttaatttatttaactcTGGTTTCTCTAACCAGTGATAGAAAATCACATTTTGAATCCCAGAGATGGCACTGTTGgaagtgtttttaaaaaggCCATTAAATGTATTTCCAAGTTTATTTGAGTAAATACATGTTACATAAATGTTTAGGAAAACCTTTTTGCCTATTTACACTCACCATTTGTGTCAGGCCGAGGAGTCAGCTTCTCTCTTCAGTGGTTTCTGAGTTATGCACAGTTTCCGTTATTCTCAAAAGCAATGCTAGCAGCTATCGGGTGCATACACAGCTCAGCAGGGACTGGTAAAATGAAAAGTACCCACAACTAAAATGTAGGCTAGTGCAGGGTCATTTCTCAACTGTCACACATGATATTCAAGTCGCAGTGTTTCAGTTCTTCAAAATTGGGTCAACACTTGGTTCTAAGCCAGGTGCTTTGAATGCATGCAGTCTAGGCATTGCTTGAAATGGAAACAAAAAAGCGTCGGTACTCCATATATTCACATGTTCGTGTGTGTATCGGCTGTTATCAGCAAATCTGAATTTCTGCAGTGAATTTCTACAGTGAATGAAAGATGCTAAAAGATATTGCTGATGTTCAACACAACATATGTTTATTTTGACATTTGTAGAATTATTAATTTAGCATAACTAAAAATAATATAGAGATGTTACATAATTAAATTACACTATACATCAtgtgtgtaatatttttttgtgtgtgtaaacactCACTAAACTTGATGGCCTCAGTATTGCTACAGAATttgcactattaatattacttgCTTTAGTCTTGTCAATAAAATGGAAAGGTGATAGTTATGTCATGCAGTGCCCCCTGGGTATGAGTTCAGGCGTTTTACTGAATTCTGTCTCCTCCCTGGGAAACCAGTTCCACTTCCtgcaaaagcaggaaaaagtcCTAGTCCTTCAACGAGTAAAATACTTAAGTTGCTGGTAGTGCATATCAGTGTGTACCGGCCTACTTTGAggtagtgtgtgtttagaatAAGGATGAAGGGAATTGGCTGGGCCCTTGTAACCCCAAGTATAAGGTGacggttttgttgtcttttccTGTAGAACTTCACTTCAGCATTGAGTTTAACCGTTTTAACCAACAAGGCCATTCATTTGTTCACCAGGACAGAAAAGTCTAAAGAAAGGCAATTCAACAAGCTCAGGTGATTTGACATCTTACAAAGCCAAGATTATCATTTAGTGGAATAAAGAAGCCAAGAAGGAAAAGGTAGTGACTTCAACAATGACTTCATTAAAACAACTTTAGCTAAAGTGATCCCTTTGGAAGTACATGGAATTCTGCACcaattactaataaaatattatcattatcattattataagtCACAATtataaacacaatctaactgaACTAATAACACACCAACAGTACACTGTACATTTCTTTGGCTGAGCACATTGAggaaacatccacagtgcaggctagaaaaagtgaGTGAACATCTGTGACAAATGACAGGGATATACTTCCAGGACTTAAACAGAGGtaacagataccacaggacaccttcagaggccttgtgcaGTTAATGCGTCAGTGGATCAGAGCTGTTTGGGCAGCACAAGGTTGATATACACAATATTAgggagtggttttaatgttatggccatGGAGAATGATCTGGAGATTCCAGCATTTGGCAGCTGTATCTTACAAAAGCTAATTTTATTTTCCAGAAGTTAGGCAAGCTGTTTACAAGTGCAAAAACATTAGCACTGTGGGCATCCTGAAAGAggtaaaaataaacacagaagGCTCTACAAACTAGAACACCCCCTTTTCATGTGTCCACTATTAGAAAAAAATGCTGTTGCGGTCTGTCTTAAGTTAGCCTAAGACCACTTTGTCACGTATATGAGGAGGCAAGAAGTGGGTGAGAAGACTTTATTTAGCAAACCTATAGAagaaaaaacactgacataTGTGACTGTGTGAAAGCATTTACACAAACAAGTCTTGTGAAAGAAGGAAACAAACACAGGACTATCTATTCTACGGTAATCACAAACACCTGACAAAGGTGACCGGAGAGACAGGGCCTTGAACAATGACCACCTAGAGACACTGGGGTAGGACAAGGGCGGCAACAGGAAACACAAGACCAGGcaaatagacataaacatgaacaaGACAGCATCAAAATCTCACAGTCCCTTATTGCACAAGTCAAATTTcaatttgacatttttatttatttattgttttaattaattatttgcaTTCTTCCACTATATTTCACCTAATACAGGCACAGACACTAAATAAGCCTCTATTACATCCCAGTcacttaacctcttgagaccctcgTCCTCAtattgttttttgcaaaaacgacttcctgtacaaagactaactttagtttttatacttgttaggtcctacttATCCCAAAGAGGAGACATCAacaatgcacaccaagcaaaaatCCGGGTCTCAGAAGGGTATTGCagtgtaccagttccactggcagcaaaagaAATCCCAgcgcatgatgctaccaccaccatacttAACAGTTGATACAGTGTTATAGGGGTCAGGTGCCTCACCTGTGCTCTTCCGTcattgttcctgaccatccaaaccaaTTTCCTCTTAGCTGAGGGTAACAAATTATGTCTCCCTCCAGACTCTGGCAAGTTAGCAACACCTCCTGTTAACTGTATTTATGTACAGTTATTTGAACTGATGCTCTTGGAATCAAAATAAAGCAGAGTTTTGATGTGCCTCCAAGAGGCTTCAAGTCTATATTATTCACCTATGAATATGGATAACCTCACTTACATATCCACTTGTTGTCGAATAGATTTGACAACATTTCAAATTAACAGGAGATAAAGTCAGCAAAGCAAAGTCATTTTCTCTGAAACTCTCTCCTGGGAGAAGTTTTAATCCCATCAGCTAGAAATCAGACACAGGTAACAATGAAAATAACAAATGATTTCAGATTAAAATTACAAACATCTAATTTTTAGTAATCTACAACAAAACATTACCAGCATATCTTCATTTGCATGAGCAGGTTCTACAGGTTATGGAATTAATGGGTTCACTTACATTTTCTAGCCTGCTCTGTAGACGATTACTCCACAGTGCTCGTTTACCTTTGAAACAtagtaaacaataaaaaaagagagagggataaCTTCACCTGAGGGGGTTCAGAGGTTTTAATCCCATCAGCTGAAGGCCGGATACTTCTTTCTGAAGGGTAACAATGTCAAATAACTAATCATTTCAAATCAAAAGCACAAACACACTTAATGTACATATTAAACGGATCCATAAGTCACCTCTAAACCAATTACCAGCACATGTTTATTTGTAGGAATGGTCAGCTTGCTCAAAAGCCTTCTGGAAACGGATCTCTGGAAAACTGCTTCGTGACAGCATTCGTTGTGAAAAGCGCTATATGAATAAAtgtgaattgaattgaattaaattgaattgaatgacAGCAGATGTCATTTGGAGCAAGCGAGTTGGACTGAGCGAGCAAGTACCAGATGTAGTGAGAGAGAGTCAcacagagagcatcctgagtGATCCCTCTTTGTGCCCAGTAGACCTATCAGTGTTCTCTGAGGGCGAGACTTACAGTCGACCCCTCTCATTGTGCatcagtttagtttagtgtcCTGCAGAAACCGTACTAGCCCTGCCTACAGCCCTGCCTTCAACAACAACTTTTCTTTTGCCCATGATAAGCTAAGATGAGTAACAGCTGTCATTATTATAttgtctatctagctatctatctatatatctatctatata
This window contains:
- the LOC140536405 gene encoding uncharacterized protein, which codes for MGFCVLCSVWMPLMFLSVVKKTDSTATYIVHQGKTTTINCDYNKTIEREVLRVILSRERSLCSYIYQYKSWNIQSCKDNIRLIWIPETEEISYELLNLQIYDSGVYKCAVERHVAPPVKCLGLKKTFIHVIARPAVSVSCVKGPDGVPTVLCTSEGFYPAAVEQAWIRDGDFITYLNTSHTDTQTQHLNTSAVHWNSSINTDGSHSLSSYLQLLTHTTRQVMFSCWVNHSSLNQPIAVNMSSIECSEEEEELTGVIFIVAGISFGVLTGISFVTDIPYLCFSKFTLLRINANERLLTVEFHMISASPHIILASPHSSLIMYSSNTN